Genomic DNA from Elgaria multicarinata webbii isolate HBS135686 ecotype San Diego chromosome 2, rElgMul1.1.pri, whole genome shotgun sequence:
TGTCTATACTGCGCCACTTTGCCTCCTAATTCTCCCCAAACCCCACAGCATTGTTGCTGTGAAGCAGCAGTGATAGAATTACACACAGGAGTGAGCGTGTGTTATTCAGCTCAGGAAAAATCACTGCGTCTGTTAAAAGACTCTTGCCAATTTCAGGTTGGAAGACGATATGTGGTCTTGAGTAGGAAAAGAAGTTGGGCACTCTGCTAAActtccccctctcttccccccaccccaaccccaccccaccaccacccccaaccccaaaagAAGAAGGACCAAAATGACCCACAGTTGGTGTCTGAAAAGAAGTCACAATGCAGGCGCctgtcttaaaaataaaattaacaaaaatatttttaagggaGAGGAAGAtaggggtggaggaggaaacagCAGAGTCACCTGCCAGAGATAAAGACCAGCAAAACCCACAGCAACAGGGGCTGTTTGGCTCatcaagcctgccccctgcccctggcTCTGTGTTCCCATGCTTACCCTGTACTTTGACCCACCCCTAGCAATGTCCACTTCCTTAACCTgaactgaggccaccactgatACCGAAGAagcaacacaggccttagctagactgggcgaaatcctggggtgatacctgggatcgtccctgtgtgtccacatgatgcacaggggatcccgggatcagggagggatgatccctcccttgccccgggatctcgccctcccctttggccctggtttttcctcagtcccaggctgagccaaagaccatggaatgtgtggccgggtgccatggcttgacccggctctgcgcgattcctcgtgaggagccgggagctgtgcacaGGGTGCAGCATTCCTCGGGAGCACTGCACCCAACAGGGATGGGTGTgggaagcagggaaaataatgtaaatttaaaaacaataacttatCTTTagtgcacaagcattcgtgcactgcttcccctttaagaaattaaaaaatggcgggcatgacccTCTTCTTCTGAAATCGTTGTGCCTCgtgtgtaaacaaaggagggatctcacattaaacacaatgcgagatcttccctcctctgtcgcgggctatcaggtaggtctagctgaggccatagtgaCCTCAGAGCAACTGAAAAAGTCGCAGTGAAATGACACTGCAAAAAAgtgcagttttttggggggtggcagggaaggctgtgtcatataaacaaccaCAATGGAGAATACAAGGCATAGTGAAGccctttgtgtgtttgtgtaataAAAGTACAATTCATTTGTACCATTGACTacaagtaaaaaaacccaaaattatatatagagatagatagacagatagatagaaatATAGATAGAAATATAGATATATAGTGAgtctgtgtgtggtgtgtgggcACCTGTGTAATAAAgatacatttcatttatatcattGGCTACACTAAAGTGACAGAAAACTAATCTGAATCACTCTATAAACCTCTCAGTAGAAGTATCCTAGAGGAACTCCCACCCCCTTCACAGTCTTAATACAAGTAAGGCATGTCAGTTTCAAAGTCAAAATGTTTGCAATAATACACCCCTAAATAAATATTATTCTATTACTAGAAAGCAAAAGATACAATATGTCTCTCTTTAAATCTTTAGGCTATAGGCTGTGTCTGGTATGCCTACATCTTATTTACAGAAAGCATCAGTATGTGTATGTTTAATTAGAAGTCAATTCTGCtgtattcagtgggacttactccctagtaaatgtgctTACGATTGCAGCTTCAGTGGTGACTACACGTAAGCTAAGCTCCCTTCACCTCGTTGAAATCCTGAAGGAGGGCACAAGCTGAATCCAAAGGCCTTTCCTAAAAACAGCAAAGGACGGAGAGTGCTTGAAATGACCACCCACCTCTTGCCTCAACCTGAGAGAGCCATCCTGCAACACGCCACGAGTCTTGGCAGGATCAGGCATCCCTGAAGACACCCATAACTCTGCCAATTAATAGGAACATCTGGATTACTGTGACAATAAATGATTCCTATAGCTACCCAACAAAAGGATCAGTCATGAACTTCCTGCTGTGATGAGAGATAACAAGGAGATGCAAGCAGAGCAAAGGGAAGCCCATTTGCTTCCTCTAATCATAGATGGGAGATAACATCAGGTTTGTCCTGTGGGAAGCACTGTGCCCGACTCAGCAGGTGCTTGTAGGTGCCAGTCCTGCAGACTCAGACCAAGTACATTTCTTCAtgtagagagagacagagaaaggaaaagtGGGCAGAGTGGAGCCAGATGACATCATGGAAGGGGCAGGGCTCTGGGGTGGGCCCTTGCCTCTTTGACATAATCCAGACTGCCCGGTTTGTTCGGGGCTGGGGGCAATCTGGCCCCTGGACCAAAAGAAGTTGCTCATCCTTGCACCAGAGGAAAGGAATCCAAACCATCCAAAGGGATTTTGGAAGCTGTCAGTTCAGACTATTTGTTTGTTTAGGCCAgtaacctcatgccctccagatgtccctAACCTcgttctctccagatgtttggactacaactccaagcattcctgaccattggccatactagctggtgagagttgaagttcaaaatatttagagggcaccagattggagaagggtgCTCCAGGGTCTTAGACACAGGTCTTTCACATCACTGCCAGTGATGAGTGCACaacaaatgccttgtgtagaacaGCTCCAAGTGAGCATACTTGTTGGGAAAAAAGGAGTGGGGCCATGGGAAGGAAGCATAATCATGTGGAGAACCGTGGAAGGCTGCTTTGGTATCCAGGTGAGCTGGTTTTGCCCacctcccaggcctgaggttttaTACCCTTGAATTAACCACACAGTACTTTGTTCCCAATTGAggggaaagcaaaaacaaagaatGTCTTAAGTaccagggtgaggtgggggcaggATACAAAGGAATATGGTACAAGTTGCATAAGAAAAACCTTTCAAATGCAGCTTATAACTTGCATCTGGTTCCTAGTCTACAGACACTGTGATTACCTGCAGATGAGGTGTGCTTGCCTGTTTAGGACTGGATTCTCTTCTTCAGAACAATAAAACACATCCTGTAGCACCTATATCCTCAGTTAAGTAATCCATTGTTTAGACCAAAGGTCCTGTTTTTATCCTTTGTACTTGGTATTCAAggacagccagtgtagtgtagtggctagctgtgaatcaggaagtcccaggttcaaagtTTGTCTCTGCAATGAACTCacaacattttattatttattatttttatttgatatatttctaaatccacccaataactgatgttctctgggtggattacaaccagttaaaaaactaaaatgcaatttttttaaaaaaagttaaaaatataaaatacaatacaaatatttaaaagaataaaatataacatCTATTGTATACAATAGATGTATGTACTAAGTAGCCTTAGactctctttcagcctcagtCTCCCCGTTTGCAAGACGAGATAATAATGCTGACTTATCGTACAGGGTTGCTATAAAGTTCACCACTATAATGCATGTGAAATGCTATGAAAACTTGATAGTGCTATACAAATGTCAAGATAAGTAttacatttattgaatattcagcTCTCCATTCATGACCCTTTTCCCCATTCATGACACTTCCTGCCGATTAGGATTGATGCACATCTTAGTTCACTGAGGCTGTTGGGGAGGTGATCAGTGACCTTTACCTTTTCATGTGCAGGTTACCTGCCAGGAAGCAATTGGATGATCCAGTCACCAATGATCTTGGATGAAGTGCTGTTGGTATTGTGCATATAGCTGTGATAAGGCACTCAGTGGTAAGGGCAAGGACCCTGCCCCTTCACCAGGTACAGAAGAGTGTAAAAATTTGAAGATGGGTATCATACAGACTGACCAATGAGAGAAGTGAATGATTTTTCACAGCACAGTTTTGGATAGTGGTGAAAGTGAAGGCCTGCCGAGACAAAgatcaagaaaagaaaaatgtaatcAGGGTGTGAAGCAATCAGAGCATGGCTATTTTTTCAAATGAAATGTCCTGTGGCTGAAGCTTGCCTGGATAGAATTTGCCATCCTAGAATACCAGATGGATAAGGGTTCTAATGGCCACTCAGTGGAGAGGAAAATGGCCTCAGCACATGTTcagagacctttttttttttttgtatgtatgtatgtacatttcTCAGGGCTGATTTCTAGCACTGAAAACAGATTTTGAGGGGAAGCCAAGTCCTGCTAACTTAGGGAGAGGATGGCAACTCAAGCctgtgctgccccccacccccacccccgcccccaccagcAAGGCAAGCTGCCACAAGCATTGCTACAAGTTGTATGGAAATGATGCTGGAACCTGTGGAGAAGATGCCAAGGCGGAGGGATGTCGTCATTCTGGACCCCCTCCCCCTCGGCTGGTTTTATCTCCTCAAAGAGCAAGAAAGGAgtgctgctggacagctccccagcTATTGACGGCTCCGGCCAAGGCAAAGCCCCTGATTAAGCTGAGCTGAGACGCTTCCCAGCAAAGTTCTTGTTGCTTTtgcggggggaagggggtggggagcgggctGCGGAAGCGTCTTTCCCGTCGCCTTCTTCCTCAGTGGAGTTCGATGGGACGGGACAGGGCTCCCAAGCCATTCCAATGGGTTGAGGCGAAAGCGGGGAGGAACGAGTCAGACATTTCTTTTGCTAAAGATTTCTTGTATTAtgagggattgggggtgggggtgggggtggggagagccgACCTGAATGTCCTGTACGAACATTTCATCGCTCATATAGGAATCCACTTAAGGCACCTCGCCCGCCTTTCCACGTAGTCCTCCCGCGTGGAGGCACCTGGAACACCCAGTAGTGGCGCTTGATGCCTGAGCGAGAGGGCTTCGCAGCGCCTGGCGTGATCAGCGGCCCTTGATCCCAAAGCCCGTGAGGAAAAGCCGAGGCTGGCCAGAGAAGGAAGTTTGTTTCTGGTCTGACGGGGAACGACTCCTTGCTTGGCTGGGAAGGTAAAGGGCGCCGAGGATGGCAGGACAGCTCGCTGCGAGCAAGCGCCTGCGAGGGAAGTTGATGTTGCGGGAAGCAGGCGGCttggaccccccaccccacccccaccccacggctCGCGACAGCTGGGAAAGGGTCCGGCCTCCCACCCTGAGCTCAGATTCTCCCGCCTTTTCCAGCccgcgcccccctccccccacattcgCCTTCTCAACTCCTCATTGGCCGCCCTGGGCCGGGGGAAGGATGACGCGCGGGCTCCCCAGAGGTGCCGGAGGTATAAACGCCCGTTGGGCACGCGGAGCCGCCGGTGCAAGTGGAGCGCTGCCGTCCGGTGTCCCAGAAGATGCCGCGGGGCTTCCTAGTGAAGCGGAGCAGGAGACCGGGGGGCTCCTATCGGGTGCGAGCTCCAGGCGGGCCCCTCGCGCCCCGCCTGGAGGAAGCGCCCCGAGTCCCCGCGCCTTTGCCCGAGGtgactgagcagcagcagcagcagcagcagcggcagcagctgctGCCTCAGCCAAGCTCCCCACTGGCGGCCGTCTGGAGCGCGGGAAGCTCGGACAGCGCAGCCTCAGGAGCAGGGGAGCCCAAGCGCGGTGTCCATTCTCCCGCCTCCGCAGAGTCCTTCCCGCTGGGGCCGGccttggcggcggcggctgcgACAGACAAGCTGCCACTGCTCCCTCGCACGCCCTTGCCCCTGCCCGTGCCGCTTCCCCTGCCCGCTGCGACGCTCTGCCCCGCCGCCGCGCTCAAGCGGCCAGCCCGAGCCAAGGCGCCGCCCGCCAAGAAGCCCAAGGCCGTGCGCAAGCTGAGCTTCGCCGACGAAGTGACCACGTCGCCCGTGCTGGGGTTGCGCATCAAGGCAGCGGCGGAGGGGGGCGCCGAGGGGCCCCGCGGGGCCCGCCCGATGCTGCTGGGCGAGTTCGTCTGTCAGCTGTGCAAAGAGCCCTACGCCGGGCCGCTGGCGCTGGCCCAACACCGCTGCTCGCGAATCGTGCGCGTCGAGTACCGCTGCCCGGAGTGCCACAAAATCTTCAGCTGCCCGGCCAACCTGGCCTCGCATCGCCGCTGGCACAAGCCGCGCCCGCCCGCCTCCGCCGGCCCCGCCCAGGACAAGGAGAACAGCCGCCGGGAGGCCGGCCGCGATCAGCACCACGCCGCCGAGGACAGCTCCTGCTGCCGGGACCCGCCGACTGCTCGAGCCGCCCAGCACTGCCCAGCCAGCCAAGCCGGCGCCGCCGACGGCTCCAGCCTGGGCGCCCCTCCGGGCGAGCTCTTCCTCTGCCCCTATTGCCACAAGACCTTCCGGCGCCAGGCGTACCTGCGCAAGCACCTGGGCACCCACCAGCCCCCCGGCGCCGCCACCGCCTACAGCGCCAGCCCGCCACTTCCTCACCCGCCTCCGCAGCAGATCACTTTCCCTTGCCACTTGTGCGGGGCGCACTTTCCCTCGGCGGACATCAGGGACAAGCACCGGCTGTGGCACGCCGTGCgcgaggagctgctgctgcctctgggGCAACCCGAGGGCAGCGCGGCTGCTCACGGCGAGCAGCAGATCTTCTCCTGCAAGCACTGCCCCTCGACTTTCTTCAGCTCGCCGGGCCTCACGCGGCACATCAACAAGTGCCACCCTTCGGAGAACAGGCAGGTCCTCCTGTTGCAGATGCCTGTCAGGCCAGGCTGCTAGGTTGGCTCGCCGGCCCACGGCTTGAGACTCTTCCCACAGACTGAACGCTGAGATGCCGAGAGGGCGATTTGCTTGACTGTAGTCGCCAGCGGTCGGAATTGACTGATGCTCCGGGTTCATGAGAACTACTCCATGGAACAAAAAGCCTTGTTCCTCAGTATCTGTCAGTGACCTGAACATATTCTATCCAAACTGTAATTCCTATGGAAAGTCACAGTGCATAGCCAAAAGGAATCACCACGCTTTTAATGTACGTCATGCCGAACGTATGAGCATGAATGATCCTTGCTGCCTTATAAAGGGGTTAGAATGCACTGTGTATTCCGTGAAAGTTTCCACATACTGAA
This window encodes:
- the INSM2 gene encoding insulinoma-associated protein 2; amino-acid sequence: MPRGFLVKRSRRPGGSYRVRAPGGPLAPRLEEAPRQQQQQRQQLLPQPSSPLAAVWSAGSSDSAASGAGEPKRGVHSPASAESFPLGPALAAAAATDKLPLLPRTPLPLPVPLPLPAATLCPAAALKRPARAKAPPAKKPKAVRKLSFADEVTTSPVLGLRIKAAAEGGAEGPRGARPMLLGEFVCQLCKEPYAGPLALAQHRCSRIVRVEYRCPECHKIFSCPANLASHRRWHKPRPPASAGPAQDKENSRREAGRDQHHAAEDSSCCRDPPTARAAQHCPASQAGAADGSSLGAPPGELFLCPYCHKTFRRQAYLRKHLGTHQPPGAATAYSASPPLPHPPPQQITFPCHLCGAHFPSADIRDKHRLWHAVREELLLPLGQPEGSAAAHGEQQIFSCKHCPSTFFSSPGLTRHINKCHPSENRQVLLLQMPVRPGC